One window of the Benincasa hispida cultivar B227 chromosome 3, ASM972705v1, whole genome shotgun sequence genome contains the following:
- the LOC120074454 gene encoding transcription factor DIVARICATA-like, which yields MEAASSSFGLLNDNWSPTTSFASPIPWTRHQDKLFEHALVMVPEDSPNRWIKIAGLVPGKSAADVRYHYDVLVSDVLNIDSGRVELPNYADDLAALRSPEREDSPRPLSEKAPSERKKGKPWTKTEHQLFLLGLKKFGKGDWRSISRNTVITRTPTQVASHAQKYFLRQESGRKDRKRSSIHDITTVEGSLVTAAAATSHSQPSIFSVAQPSSPSFPLPLQHQFASGSYFPYQRSLLDY from the exons ATGGAAGCCGCTTCTTCTTCCTTCGGCCTTCTCAACGATAATTGGAGTCCTACGACTTCATTTGCTTCTCCGATTCCATGGACTCGCCACCAGGATAAGCTTTTTGAGCACGCTCTCGTCATGGTGCCCGAGGATTCTCCGAACCGTTGGATAAAAATCGCCGGTCTCGTTCCCGGTAAATCGGCGGCTGACGTTAGATACCATTATGATGTCTTGGTTTCTGACGTACTGAATATTGACTCTGGACGAGTTGAGTTGCCCAATTATGCCGATGACTTAGCGGCGTTGAGATCGCCGGAGAGGGAGGATTCGCCGCGTCCGTTATCGGAGAAAGCGCCGTCTGAGAGGAAAAAGGGGAAACCCTGGACCAAAACGGAACACCA GCTATTTTTATTGGGgctgaagaaatttggaaaggGTGATTGGAGAAGCATTTCTAGAAACACAGTGATTACAAGAACTCCAACTCAAGTAGCCAGCCATGCCCAAAAATATTTTCTCCGCCAAGAGTCTGGCAGGAAAGATCGGAAAAGATCAAGCATACACGACATCACCACCGTAGAAGGCAGTTTGGTAACGGCGGCGGCTGCCACTAGTCACAGTCAACCAAGTATCTTTTCAGTGGCTCAACCGTCGTCGCCGTCGTTTCCGTTGCCGCTGCAACACCAGTTTGCATCCGGAAGCTATTTTCCTTACCAAAGAAGCTTGCTGGATTACTGA